The stretch of DNA GAGATTACCAAATATGCTGAAAAGCATAATTATAATTTATCTTTTACTGGTTATTCTTTAGGTGCATGGCTTGCAGAGCTTAGTTTATATTTTGCTCATAGAGATTTTCATTATCCAAAAGCAAAGGCAATCACATTCGATAGCCCGGGTTTAGCTACAGAAAATCTTCAGCCGCAGATGCATAGTCATGAAACTACCTTTGACGTGAAAAATTTAAATATAACAACTTATTTATCAGCTCCGAATTTTGTAAATGTCTGTAATCCGCATATTAATAAAGCATATAGGTTATTTCCTAAAATTATTCCAAAGCATACAGGCAAGATAATAAATATATTAAATAAAACATACCGCTAATTAAAAACTATACTCCCTTGTTAGAAGGCATATTATTATTATCCGGTTATTTACTTGATCCAATGCTA from Rickettsia helvetica encodes:
- a CDS encoding lipase family protein: MTKYAEKHNYNLSFTGYSLGAWLAELSLYFAHRDFHYPKAKAITFDSPGLATENLQPQMHSHETTFDVKNLNITTYLSAPNFVNVCNPHINKAYRLFPKIIPKHTGKIINILNKTYR